The following coding sequences lie in one Arthrobacter globiformis genomic window:
- a CDS encoding ABC transporter substrate-binding protein, producing the protein MTTTIYRTVAAGAIALVLAATGTACSSAGAKPTTVSADGTTSITVTLAPIVDSAPLYIAQEKGLFKKHGLNVKITPAPTMGASIPALVSGAAQIGVLANVDAMQASAAGIPLRLFGTTTVTTDKPAQDPGKVYVAKNSPIRELSDLNGKTIGVSGLGGAGELSLRVALDKSGLDSSRIKFLEVPLDSMLNSLERGQVDAINTISPFTNAAEAAGARYILSPGAVAVPHALQFVLATTEQFLGGNRTTVENFKAAVDEATAYAAKNPDAVRALLPSFSGTPKDLAAVMQLPEFNSDFTADRARIWSELITKYGFVKGKIDVDTLVVPKA; encoded by the coding sequence ATGACCACCACCATCTACCGCACCGTTGCCGCTGGCGCGATCGCGTTGGTACTTGCCGCGACCGGCACAGCTTGCTCCTCTGCTGGAGCCAAACCGACCACAGTTTCCGCTGATGGCACCACGAGCATCACGGTGACTCTCGCGCCAATCGTCGACTCCGCGCCCCTGTACATCGCACAAGAAAAGGGTCTCTTCAAGAAGCATGGACTTAACGTCAAGATCACCCCGGCCCCTACCATGGGGGCGAGCATCCCGGCGCTGGTTTCAGGAGCCGCCCAAATCGGCGTGCTCGCCAACGTTGATGCTATGCAGGCGTCCGCGGCCGGAATCCCGCTGCGGCTCTTTGGGACCACCACTGTCACCACTGACAAGCCGGCCCAGGATCCGGGTAAGGTCTACGTGGCCAAGAACAGCCCCATCCGGGAACTTTCGGATCTGAATGGCAAGACCATCGGAGTGAGCGGCCTCGGAGGCGCCGGCGAGCTTTCGCTGCGTGTCGCACTCGATAAGTCAGGCCTGGACAGCAGCCGCATCAAGTTCCTGGAAGTGCCACTGGACAGCATGCTCAACTCGCTGGAAAGAGGCCAGGTTGACGCCATCAATACCATTTCCCCCTTCACCAATGCCGCCGAAGCAGCCGGGGCACGCTACATCCTCTCCCCCGGCGCGGTTGCCGTGCCCCACGCCCTGCAATTCGTCCTGGCAACCACCGAACAATTCCTCGGCGGCAACCGCACCACCGTGGAGAACTTCAAGGCCGCAGTCGACGAGGCAACCGCTTACGCCGCCAAAAACCCGGACGCCGTCAGGGCTCTCCTCCCGTCCTTCAGCGGAACGCCCAAGGACCTGGCAGCAGTCATGCAGCTTCCGGAGTTCAATTCCGACTTCACCGCCGACCGCGCCCGGATCTGGTCCGAACTCATCACGAAGTACGGCTTCGTGAAGGGCAAGATCGACGTCGACACACTCGTTGTTCCCAAGGCCTGA
- a CDS encoding flavin reductase — protein MDPQYFRRVLGHYPTGVCIVTAIDPELGPIGMTVGSFTSVSLDPALIAFLPMRESGTYQRIRNAGRFCINVLASDQDDLCRLFARRGSEKFSQVRWRPAPSGTPVLDGAIAWIDCRLDTVHQAGDHDIVIGAVDTLGTADQPKSPLLFFQGGYGRFSTLSLMVGFEEVLPAHLRLADRARPQIESLAERYGVDCHASAVIGEDVIQLAYAGAGSSDLDFSKVGLRLPLVAPMGALFVAWAGPESVDAWISRSVAHPEPELREHFEEHLEQIRQQGWAATPDDERLHAMESVVSRMAATGPLPSTDRELHALLGAVAGDYALSGDGSTGSPVHSISAPVFDRDGRVVLILTLNDRARGDGAQRAEYQAALLQAASRVTAEIHGNLPA, from the coding sequence CTGGATCCCCAGTACTTCCGCCGAGTTCTGGGCCACTACCCCACCGGTGTCTGCATCGTCACCGCGATCGACCCCGAGCTCGGGCCGATCGGCATGACTGTCGGATCCTTTACCTCGGTATCCCTCGACCCTGCATTGATCGCCTTCCTTCCCATGCGGGAATCCGGAACCTATCAGCGGATCAGGAATGCCGGAAGGTTCTGCATCAATGTCCTGGCCTCCGACCAGGACGACTTGTGCCGCCTGTTTGCCAGACGGGGATCAGAGAAGTTCAGCCAGGTCCGGTGGCGTCCAGCCCCCTCCGGAACACCAGTCCTGGACGGAGCGATCGCCTGGATAGACTGCCGGCTCGATACCGTGCACCAAGCGGGCGACCACGACATCGTCATCGGGGCCGTGGACACTCTTGGAACAGCTGACCAGCCCAAGTCTCCCCTGCTGTTTTTCCAAGGCGGCTATGGGCGATTCTCCACTTTGTCGCTCATGGTCGGCTTCGAAGAGGTGCTTCCGGCTCACCTGCGCCTTGCCGACAGGGCGCGCCCGCAGATCGAGTCGCTGGCAGAACGCTACGGCGTGGACTGCCACGCGTCTGCCGTCATCGGTGAGGACGTGATCCAACTGGCCTACGCCGGAGCCGGAAGCTCAGACCTGGACTTCAGCAAGGTTGGCCTGCGGCTGCCTCTTGTGGCGCCGATGGGCGCCCTATTTGTCGCCTGGGCGGGGCCGGAGTCTGTAGACGCCTGGATCTCCCGGTCCGTCGCCCACCCGGAGCCCGAGCTTCGGGAGCACTTCGAGGAGCATCTTGAGCAAATCCGGCAGCAGGGGTGGGCTGCCACCCCAGACGATGAACGGCTGCACGCCATGGAATCGGTCGTCAGCAGGATGGCTGCAACAGGCCCCCTGCCGTCCACTGACCGCGAATTGCACGCGCTGCTCGGGGCGGTGGCCGGCGACTACGCGCTGTCCGGGGACGGTTCGACAGGATCGCCCGTGCACAGCATCTCCGCGCCCGTCTTCGACCGCGACGGACGAGTGGTCCTGATCCTGACCCTTAACGACCGCGCGCGAGGAGACGGTGCACAGCGCGCCGAGTATCAGGCAGCCCTCCTCCAGGCCGCATCCCGGGTCACCGCAGAAATCCACGGAAACTTGCCCGCGTAA